A DNA window from Aspergillus nidulans FGSC A4 chromosome V contains the following coding sequences:
- a CDS encoding uncharacterized protein (transcript_id=CADANIAT00003576): MSKSEPAVYHAVIAFSAVHQDLETYGMPLPGQDLRNEWHLFALEQCGRSFALLSRRQSSQDPRFREVMLLCCLLFVMTQLLRGQYDDAFLHLRSGLRILNEAKASSSSETPIEPCIVAAFANLEAQSLQYGVRGEPTNSESAYPGIFNDFGAFSSLNETRQAFDYLTSTAFRFILLCKDLSENEIRSDYAFLHHKQLQTLSQLSIFSHRFDPFHSSSNLTLEERRAADVLRMLYCSLVLQVKTALVRNEAVLEYYNPEYETHVTMVGELLNKYPARPSVVLEDGILSPLYYAAMWCRDYSVRRRAIGLLLSWPHREGAFDSNWAAFQALQRMNVELSIEPQPYATAYNTSQKSSLNGDRWLGIKCSELSFEAALSFARYMHNRPCFRAVRKWLPAVLFDSQYTSMSEAS, from the coding sequence ATGAGCAAGTCAGAACCCGCGGTTTACCACGCTGTCATTGCTTTTAGTGCCGTTCACCAAGACTTAGAGACCTACGGCATGCCTTTACCTGGACAAGATCTGCGAAATGAATGGCATCTGTTTGCGCTTGAGCAATGCGGTCGATCCTTCGCTTTACTGAGTCGGCGTCAATCGTCGCAGGATCCGCGATTTCGGGAGGTCATGCTTTTGTGTTGTCTGTTGTTTGTTATGACACAGCTGCTGCGCGGCCAGTATGATGACGCTTTTCTGCACCTTCGGAGTGGCCTCAGAATTCTGAATGAGGCGAAGGCTTCGAGTTCTTCTGAGACGCCCATCGAGCCATGCATAGTCGCTGCCTTTGCCAACCTCGAAGCGCAGTCGCTACAGTACGGAGTCCGCGGGGAACCCACCAATAGCGAAAGCGCTTATCCAGGAATTTTCAATGACTTCGGAGCGTTCAGCAGTCTTAACGAGACACGTCAAGCTTTTGACTATTTGACGAGCACTGCGTTTCGTTTTATATTGCTGTGCAAAGACCTGTCAGAAAATGAGATACGCTCAGACTATGCTTTTCTCCATCACAAGCAATTGCAGACTTTATCTCAGCTCAGCATATTCAGCCACCGGTTTGACCCATTCCACTCCTCCAGCAACCTAACGTTAGAGGAGCGAAGAGCCGCAGATGTCTTGCGTATGCTCTACTGTAGCCTCGTTCTCCAAGTCAAAACCGCTCTCGTCCGGAATGAGGCTGTCCTGGAGTACTACAATCCGGAGTACGAGACCCATGTAACCATGGTCGGGGAGCTCTTGAATAAATACCCGGCACGCCCGAGTGTAGTCCTGGAAGATGGCATTCTTTCCCCGTTATACTATGCGGCCATGTGGTGCCGCGACTATAGTGTTCGACGTCGTGCGATTGGCCTCCTCCTATCTTGGCCGCACCGCGAGGGTGCGTTCGATTCCAACTGGGCTGCTTTCCAGGCCCTACAGCGGATGAATGTTGAACTCTCAATCGAACCCCAGCCTTACGCCACAGCATATAACACTAGCCAAAAGTCTAGTCTAAATGGAGACAGGTGGTTAGGTATCAAGTGTAGTGAACTTTCGTTTGAGGCTGCGCTGAGCTTTGCAAGATATATGCACAATCGGCCCTGTTTCCGGGCTGTCAGGAAATGGTTGCCAGCGGTACTGTTTGATTCACAGTACACTAGTATGAGCGAAGCTAGTTAG
- a CDS encoding uncharacterized protein (transcript_id=CADANIAT00003577) has product MRNANHSKDKPKRRNASRIPRVAISSPLLPNNQPRKSIPLSLNRHQPRVLDCLPLQHTLKPLLPHCKRANDLLLRFHSRLQPSPLPSSPNNTPLLYPRTLENLASRTNFRMPANIHAPSNNSLVINHRKRVYPCARMNDRLQTNDDII; this is encoded by the coding sequence ATGCGAAACGCTAATCACTCAAAAGATAAACCCAAACGCCGTAATGCCAGCAGAATCCCCAGAGTGGCCATATCatcccctcttcttcccaacaATCAGCCTCGAAAGAGCATCCCTCTCTCTCTTAACCGCCACCAACCTCGCGTCCTCGATTGCCTTCCCCTCCAACACACCCTCAAACCCCTTCTCCCCCATTGCAAACGGGCTAACGACCTTCTTCTGCGCTTTcattctcgtcttcaaccCAGTCCccttccctcctccccaaacAACACTCCACTCCTTTACCCTCGCACCCTGGAAAATCTCGCATCTCGCACAAACTTTCGCATGCCCGCCAACATCCACGCCCCGTCCAATAACAGCCTGGTTATCAACCACCGCAAAAGAGTGTACCCTTGCGCCCGGATGAACGACCGCCTGCAGACCAATGATGACATTATTTGA